The Cystobacter fuscus DSM 2262 genome contains a region encoding:
- a CDS encoding 4-alpha-glucanotransferase, which yields MPPVTLPEDYRRHVTAALAALDVRNLVLSLHDPSLPGAPGEDVGRGSPYAAGGQRFFEFARELGFTGIQLGPQGQTTEDNASPYDGTLFSRNVLNVALGELVREESWGALLRPERVRAVAASRPGGESRVPHRHVFRVQEEALEEAWETFRFKRAQAQPGSVIARVAERFEDFQREHVQWLERDALYDVLCLEHGRSYWREWSSEWDRRLWNPRPSEEGAFAHRRQVLLAKHAARVEAYAFRQFLVHEQHRALRERTAEWGLKLYGDLQIGYSPRDAWAWQGLFLGSYLMGAPPSRTNPEGQPWNYPVLDPSRYHEPPGQPHAYEPVAKPGPVLWFMAARVNKMLAEYDGLRIDHPHGLVCPWVYRAGELEPVRAVQNGARLFASPDLADHPELARYALVPPEGLDRSVARYADGWVRELTPEQVTRYSALFDAIIAAVHAQGRQVSDLLCEVLSTMPYSLQRVLEQYGLGRFRVTQKADLTNPRDVYRGENAAPADWIMLGNHDTKSIWALAERWFAVGEARAQADYLAWRLHPEEEGREEFARRLVEERGMLVQAKFADLFVSRAENVMVFFSDLLGLKETYNAPGTVSDENWSLRIPQEYRREYGEKLGRDEALNLPGALALALRAVKPEHQPLIENLERLAARLRHG from the coding sequence ATGCCTCCCGTGACTCTTCCCGAAGACTACCGACGCCATGTGACGGCGGCCCTGGCCGCGCTCGACGTGCGCAATCTGGTGCTGAGCCTGCACGACCCGAGCCTGCCGGGGGCGCCCGGGGAGGACGTGGGCCGGGGCTCGCCCTATGCGGCGGGGGGGCAGCGCTTCTTCGAGTTCGCGCGGGAGCTGGGCTTCACCGGCATCCAACTGGGCCCGCAGGGGCAGACGACGGAGGACAATGCCTCGCCGTATGACGGGACGCTCTTCTCGCGCAACGTGTTGAACGTGGCGCTGGGCGAGCTCGTGCGGGAGGAGTCCTGGGGGGCGCTCTTGCGGCCCGAGCGGGTGCGCGCCGTCGCCGCGTCCCGGCCCGGCGGGGAGTCTCGCGTCCCGCACCGCCATGTCTTCCGGGTGCAGGAGGAGGCGCTGGAGGAGGCGTGGGAGACGTTCCGGTTCAAGCGCGCCCAGGCGCAGCCGGGCAGTGTCATCGCGCGGGTGGCGGAGCGCTTCGAGGACTTCCAGCGCGAGCATGTGCAGTGGCTGGAGCGGGATGCGCTCTACGACGTGTTGTGCCTGGAGCATGGCCGCTCGTACTGGCGGGAGTGGTCGAGCGAGTGGGACCGGCGGTTGTGGAATCCGCGTCCGAGCGAGGAGGGGGCGTTCGCCCATCGCCGGCAGGTGCTGCTCGCGAAGCACGCGGCGCGGGTGGAGGCGTATGCCTTCCGGCAGTTCCTCGTGCATGAGCAGCATCGGGCGTTGCGCGAGCGCACGGCGGAGTGGGGCCTGAAGCTGTATGGGGATTTGCAGATTGGCTATTCGCCGCGGGACGCGTGGGCGTGGCAGGGGCTGTTCCTGGGCTCGTATCTGATGGGAGCGCCGCCCAGCCGCACCAATCCCGAGGGACAGCCGTGGAACTATCCGGTGTTGGATCCCTCGCGCTACCACGAGCCGCCCGGGCAGCCCCATGCCTACGAGCCGGTGGCGAAGCCCGGCCCGGTGTTGTGGTTCATGGCGGCGCGGGTGAACAAGATGCTGGCCGAGTACGACGGGCTGCGCATCGATCATCCGCACGGGCTGGTGTGTCCCTGGGTGTACCGTGCGGGGGAGCTGGAGCCGGTGCGCGCGGTGCAGAACGGGGCGCGGCTGTTCGCGTCACCGGACCTGGCGGATCATCCGGAGCTGGCGCGCTACGCGCTCGTGCCGCCGGAGGGGTTGGACCGCTCGGTGGCGCGCTACGCGGACGGGTGGGTGCGCGAGCTGACGCCGGAGCAGGTGACGCGCTACAGCGCGCTCTTCGACGCCATCATCGCGGCGGTGCACGCGCAGGGGCGCCAAGTGTCGGACCTGCTGTGCGAGGTGCTCAGCACCATGCCGTATTCGCTGCAGCGGGTGTTGGAGCAGTACGGACTGGGGCGCTTCCGGGTGACGCAGAAGGCGGACCTGACGAATCCGCGGGACGTGTACCGGGGAGAGAACGCGGCGCCCGCGGACTGGATCATGTTGGGCAACCACGACACGAAGTCCATCTGGGCGTTGGCGGAGCGGTGGTTCGCGGTGGGCGAGGCGCGGGCGCAGGCGGACTACCTGGCGTGGCGGCTGCATCCCGAGGAGGAGGGGAGGGAGGAGTTCGCCCGGCGGCTGGTGGAGGAGCGGGGGATGCTGGTGCAGGCGAAGTTCGCGGACCTGTTCGTCAGCCGGGCGGAGAACGTGATGGTGTTCTTCTCGGACCTGTTGGGGCTGAAGGAGACGTACAACGCGCCCGGCACGGTGAGCGACGAGAACTGGAGTCTGCGCATTCCCCAGGAGTACCGGCGCGAGTATGGGGAGAAGCTCGGGCGCGACGAGGCGCTGAACCTGCCCGGGGCCTTGGCGCTGGCGCTGCGCGCGGTGAAGCCGGAGCACCAGCCGCTCATCGAGAACCTGGAGCGGCTGGCGGCGCGCTTGCGGCACGGGTAG
- a CDS encoding AMIN-like domain-containing (lipo)protein: protein MKRRGCSLSAVGLAACLTLVGCKEAAPPAPATPPAKAQTPPSPTTPPPDAPTPAAEPTSAPPPSTPSPATPPPAKEPEWIQAKTNVPRSGQKAATLREVRAARNEGFDRVVFQFDGETLPGYRVEYLDGPAIRCGSGDPTEVAGQGRLQVSLQPAQAHDENGQVTIASRERTAALPVLQELEQTCDFEGEVTWVLGVKQPQAYRVLELHAPTRIVVDVRY, encoded by the coding sequence ATGAAGCGCAGGGGATGCTCGCTGTCGGCCGTGGGACTCGCGGCCTGTCTCACACTCGTGGGCTGCAAGGAAGCGGCGCCTCCCGCCCCCGCGACGCCTCCCGCGAAGGCCCAGACACCTCCCTCCCCCACGACACCCCCGCCGGACGCTCCCACCCCAGCCGCCGAGCCCACCTCCGCCCCGCCTCCGTCCACCCCATCTCCCGCCACGCCACCCCCGGCGAAGGAGCCCGAGTGGATCCAGGCGAAGACGAACGTCCCGCGCTCCGGCCAGAAGGCCGCGACGCTGCGCGAGGTGCGCGCCGCGCGCAACGAGGGCTTCGACCGCGTCGTCTTCCAGTTCGACGGAGAGACGCTGCCCGGCTACCGCGTCGAGTACCTCGACGGGCCCGCCATCCGCTGCGGCTCCGGAGACCCCACGGAAGTCGCCGGACAGGGCCGCCTGCAGGTGAGCCTCCAGCCCGCCCAGGCCCACGACGAGAACGGCCAGGTCACCATCGCCAGCCGCGAGCGCACCGCCGCCCTCCCCGTGCTCCAGGAGCTGGAGCAGACGTGCGACTTCGAGGGCGAGGTCACCTGGGTGCTCGGCGTGAAGCAGCCCCAGGCCTACCGCGTCCTCGAGCTGCACGCCCCCACCCGCATCGTGGTGGACGTGCGCTACTGA
- a CDS encoding CHRD domain-containing protein: MNMRYTMRQAVRMLVGVGLVGLVGCGGAPYVATAQLSGANEAPAVNTNASGVATAELDGSELKVTGTFSGLLSDLHEVSGSSVHIHQGAPSVAGGIVFGLQVTTGTDLRIGSFSGTRKLSSEEQEAFKNGQFYVNVHTVNNPGGEIRGQFVPRQQD, from the coding sequence ATGAATATGCGTTACACGATGCGTCAGGCGGTGCGGATGCTGGTGGGAGTGGGCCTGGTCGGGCTGGTCGGCTGCGGAGGGGCGCCCTACGTCGCCACCGCGCAGTTGTCGGGAGCCAACGAGGCGCCCGCGGTGAACACCAACGCCTCGGGCGTCGCCACCGCCGAACTCGACGGCAGTGAACTCAAGGTCACGGGCACCTTCAGCGGCCTGTTGAGCGACCTGCACGAAGTGTCTGGCAGCTCGGTCCACATCCACCAGGGCGCGCCCAGCGTGGCGGGAGGCATCGTCTTCGGCCTCCAGGTCACCACCGGCACCGACCTGCGCATCGGCAGCTTCTCGGGCACCCGGAAGCTCAGCTCCGAGGAGCAGGAGGCCTTCAAGAACGGGCAGTTCTACGTGAACGTCCACACCGTGAACAATCCGGGGGGCGAGATCCGCGGCCAGTTCGTTCCCCGCCAGCAGGACTGA